The Desulfovibrio piger DNA segment TAAAATTTATTGAAGGATAATAAATTGCTGCATTCATTTCTATTCTTCAAGATCATTTGTTGACTATATTTTGTGCAAGCACTTATCTATCCTGCGCATCAAGATATGCATCCAGTGCCGCCCGCACGACATCAACCTCTGAGCGCTCCTGTTCAAAAGCAAAGCGGCGCAAACGTTGATTCAGGCCAACAGGCAAGGCAAAGGACTTGACCTTGACGGCCTCTCCCTTTGGCCTGCCAACGGGACGTATTTCGGCTTTTTCCACGAGGGACTCTCCTGATGCCGCCGTGCCAGTAGTCTCAGTCGGTTTGAAAAGTTCATTTACTTTCAAAGCATTGCCCTCGATACGGTGCTTTCCTCGTTCGCCAAGGCCCATATCCCTATCTCCATATTTTCATATATCACTATTATTATTTTTTAATATAGAAAAATAATCATATTTTTCTTGTGCGTGCAAGGAACTCGTTGGCAAGAGCGCCGTAATCCTGTGCGCCAAAGGACTTCGCCCGGTACTCAAAAATGCTCTTGCCATTACTGGGCGCTTCGGCCAAGGCAACATTGTCGCGGATGCAGGTAGAGAACAGCATATCCCCCAAACTTTCCCGCAGTCCCTCGGCCACATCCCGATTCAGGGACTTACGCTTATCATAAAAAGTCAGGAGAACCCCCAGAAGAGACAGCGATGGATTGAGGGCCTCCCGCACGCTTTGCATCGTCTGCTGGATCAGTTCCAGCCCCGCCAACGCATAATATTCTGCCTGAACCGGGATCAGCAGGCTGTGCGCTGCGGTCAGGGCGTTGACGGTCAACAGCCCCAGTGAAGGAGGACAGTCAAGCAGGATGTAGTCATAATCGAGACCCAGCAAAGCCTTTTTAAGCAGGTTTTCCCGTCCCATGCGCGTTGCAAAGGCCAGTTCGGCCACAGCAAGATCCCGCGACGCCGGGAGAAGATGCAATGTATTGGACAGAGGGAATACTGCCTCCGGGACAGCTCTGTCTCCTGCCATGACTTCGTAGGAAGACGCCTGAACATCGGCAGAGGCCAGTCCGCAGGCATCCGTCAGATTTCCCTGGGCATCGAGATCGACCAACAGGGTTTTCATCTGGCGGCTCAGGGCCATTCCCAGATTGTGCACTGTGGTGGTCTTGCCAACGCCCCCTTTCTGATTTGCAACTGCGCAAACATGCATAGCGCACCTCCTGTTTTATATAAAAATATATCTATATTAAAATTTTTTCATGTCAATATTTTTTCATATGGAAATATTAAAAAGCAGTTTCCAAGTCCTAGAAAAATCATCGTCTCCCCGTCCGCACAAAAATCTTCTTAGGCGTAACACGTTAATAATAAATAAAAATATGAGAGTATTGCTAAAAGAATGATAAAATATCTTCTCTTTGCCCGTTCACATGAAATCTGGCAAAGAGAGATATTGTGAGATCAACCATTCGCAAGGACCTTGAAACCACCTGAGATTTACGTTTGAAACGGGCAAACCAGTGTCTTTGGCGGGCATTATTTCGTTCAATTCGCACGGTTCCCCGTTTTCCTTGAATGAGGTCGTCCTCGGGTATTTCCCGTGGATATACTTTCCAGTTGTCGGTACAGAAGAACCAGACAGACCAACAGCGAAGCCTTGCCATCAATCTTGCAAGAGTGCTTTGGTCACGATTGCCACATTCCCAGTCAATGAGTTGACCGGTATCGCGACAATAAGCTTTCCAGAGCCATAGTTTGTTTTTTTTGAATGCAAATAGTGCCACATCTCATCAAGTTCTATGATGACAGCTTCCCCAGGAGAAGGCTTTTCATAAGTTTTTTCAGCGAAATCCCGGACCCAACGCATGACGGTCGATGTTGCAACTCCATAAATACGTGCTATGGCATTAAACGAAAGGCCCAAAGTATAAAGCAGGATGGCCATTGCCTTTTCCGTTGCCGGTCGTCCTCTGGGAGTGTCACGGGTAAATTGAAAACCGCAGTCTTTGCAGCGAAATCTCTGACGCTCCAAGTGTCTTCCATTCTTCACAATCCGCTCTGACGCACATTTTGGACAGTATTGCATAAAGAACTCCTTAACTGGAGTATGCCATTATAACATTCTTTATGCAATACTCTCAAAAATATCAGTTCCCCCTTCCTGACAGTCGGGATTCTCTCCCTGCTTTCCTTGGCCTGCCGAATAGGGTATACAAAGGTTTCTTTAAGATTTTTCAGGAGTTCCGGCAATCCATGAAAATTATTGACAATATCAATATTCTTCTTGGTGATGACCTCAAAAAAGCACTTGGAAGAAAGGGCCGTCTGAAAATAGCGGCTTCCTGTTTCTCCATGTACGCCTATGAGGCATTATGCAAAGAACTCAAGCACCTGGAAGCCTTTGAGTTCATATTTACGGAGCCGACATTTGTACCGGACGAGGCCGCAGGCAAGATCAAAAAAGAGCGGCGTGAATTTTTCATTCCCCGGCAGCATCGGGAAAGCAGTCTGTACGGCACGGAATTTGAGATACAATTACGCAACAAGCTGACGCAACGGGCCATTGCCCGGGAATGCGCTGACTGGCTCCGGCGCAAAGCCACGTTTCGATCCAACCGGACACAGGCTCCCATGCAGCAATTTGCCTGCGTGTCATCTCCGGAAGGAGAGACTGTCTACTGCGGCATTCAGGGATTCACGGCTGTAGAGCTTGGCTATCAGAAAGACAATGCCGTCTCCCGCATGATCAACTGTCTGGAGGAACAGCCCTTCACATCAACCTATCTTGCCCTGTTTGACCAGATTTGGAACAACACCGACCAGCTCCAGAACGTGACGGAAACAGTCTGCGACCATATCGCTTCCGTCTACACGGAGAATGCGCCGGAACGCATTTATTTTTGGCTCTTGACTAGCTGAGAGGATTTTCTCTGAGCAGTTTTAGCACCAGAAGGTAAATGTTCTCTTGTCTATGATTAAACCGAAACTCACATTCTTTCAAATGGAGATAAAACGTTTGTTTTTGAAGGCCCCTAAAACGAACCAGCCGGGTTTTTGCATAGCTCCAAAAACTTTCTATCCCATTGATATGTGAGTGCTTATTGGAAAATTCATTGTGCGAATGCTGGACGCGGAAGTGTTTTTGGTATCCCAAATCGACGAGCCCGTCATAACCTCGCCAACCATCGGAATGAATGACGCTTTCAAGGTCTACACGTCCACGTATGATGCCCTGGAGAGTGGCTCTGGAGCAATCAGGAACGATTTCCGTATAGACGTTATCATTGCGTTTGAACAGGCCGAAAACAATGGTTTTTTCGCGTGCTCCACGGCCTCTGATGCCCCTGACCCGGCGAGCGCCGAAGTAGCTTTCATCAACCTCGACTTCCCCTTTGACGGGAGACTCCGCCTCGCAATAACGGGCAATTCTTTCCCGGAAAGCCGTCACATACCGGTTGACGGTGTTTCGGTTAACACCGGACAATTCCGCAATCTGTGAAGCTGTCAAATCAACGGAAAAAAGCTTCACAAGTTGCCGAATTTTTGCCTCGGAAATTCTTGAACGATATGCGTACTTGTTTTTCATTGCCATGGCTGCCTGGATAACCTTTTTAGGATATCTCAGCTAGTCAAGAGCCAAAATTAATAGCAAATATCTTATTATGCGATCTTATACTGTCACTATTAACCTCAGTATTCTCTGTTTGTAATATCTTTGGCGTCCATTGTGAGATATAGCTGGCATCCTCCTGCATCCGTTGCAATTCACGAATGACGGCGCTGTTATTCTCGCGTGCCAGCGCCAGTTCCGCCTTCTGGGGGAATTCCTTGCCCAGAGCGTCCTGTACTGTTGCCAGTTCGGCCTTTTCCTGTCGGCATTTCTCCCTGAATTTTTCCATACTTTCGTCCAGTCCCTTGCCCAGAAAGTTGTCCATGCGCAGGAACAGACCGGACAGGCTGAGTTTGTCATCGAACGTGTAGATCAAATTGTCGGGCCTGAACTCCTGCTCTCCAGGACCACTGACGACAATACGGAACCCGTCCTTGCCGCCAAAGGGTTGCGTATAGCGCACAATGTGCATGGCAAAGCCCCGGTAGGAGCCGAACAGGGCCTTTGCGCCGACATTGCGCGTAACACCCTTGACGCAGCCCAGCAGCAGGTCTTTCATCTTGTCGCCGTCCTTGTCGGTCAGCAGCCCTTCATCCGTGCGCAGCTCGATCCGGATTTTCTCTTTGTCCTTTTCCCGGACAATATGCGTATTGGCGTCGCGGCAACGCAGATTTGCGGCATGGTCGGCTTCTGCTGCGGCAAGACGCGCATCCGTGCCTTCGAGCCATTTCAGGCGGTCACGCAGGCGATGCTGGCCACGCTGATGCTGGGAATACAGCGCTTCCAGCTTGCGCAGATCGGCGGCAAGCTGCACCTGCATGAGTATGAGCGGATTGCCGGATGCGGCAGCCTTCATTTCCGCCGCGTTGGCGGCCTCGCTCTGGACATCGTCAATCACGCGCTGCAACAAGTCCCCCTTGCGGAACTGCTCAATGGCAGCCGCCTTGTACTCGATGGTTTGCCACATCCGGGCGTCATAGGTCTGCTTTGTGGCATAGTTGTAAATGCCCACCGAAAAATTGTCGGGATCGCGCTCATAGAACAGATTTCCCTGCCGGATGATGCGCCCGTTCCGCTGCTCCAGGTCGGAAGGACGCCACGGCGCATCCAGATGATGCGCGGCCACCAGACGTTTCTGGACGTTCATGCCCGCTCCCATCTTGCTGGTGGAACCAAGCAGAATGCGAACGTGCCCGGAGTTCATGTCGGAAAAGAGCTTTGCCTTGCGGACATCGGTATTGGCCTCATGGATGAAGGCAATCTCTTCTGCCGGAATCCCCCGCGCAACGAGTTTGCTTCGAATGTCGTCATACACGGAAAAGCGGGATGACAGCGCAATAACGGCATCCATATCAGAAGCAACGGTCGCGTCCTCGCCGTTCTCGTCTCCCTCTTCAAGGCTATCCGTGCCGCGTGCCGCCAGTTCCTGCCGTTCCGGGATCAGCGTCCCGTCCACGTCCAGCAGCGTTTCAAATTCCGTATCCCGCTGAGGGCTGGCATCAGTAAAGAGTACCTTGCCACCCTTGGGGGTGGACAGATCGCAGAAAACAAGCTGCGTTCCTCTGTCGGCTGCCGTGCCCTGCCAGATGCTATGAATGCGCTCGACAGCAGCATTGATCTTGGAGCCTGCAAAATCCTCGGCTTCCGGGAGAATCAGGCGAAAATCCAGACCTGCCTTGCGGGCGTCATTGGTAATCTTGAGCGGATTGTCCTGACGCGGGTCTGGCGGCAGATTCTCCATGCGGTGAATGATGCTGTTCATGTATTCGGCCTGATTCGGAGATCGCTCAGCCACGTCATTATACGGCTTGCCGCCGGTAACAGGGGGCGTCAGAGGACACAGCCCGGCCTGCTTTGCCTGTTCGTCAAGATCGTTCTTGGTGACAACATCGGCAAATGTCCGGTACATAGAGAGCAGTTCCGGGATATTCTGGAACTTTGCGAACCGGCTTTTCAGCTTGTAGTTGACACTTGTTTTATGTCATAATTACATGAAATAATAGATTGAACACTCCACCGGCTAAAGCCGGTGGATTCACCGTGGCGACTAAAGTCGCGTTCCGGCTAAAGCCGGTATGGCCCCTGCTGAAGCAGGCTGAAGTCATTCCCCCTCAATTCGGAAGGTTTCATCTGCATCTTCCTGTTGCGTGATGTATTGCTTAATGACCTCATCGGTCACATTGCCACTGCTGCAACAGAAATAGCCACGCGCCCACATATGACGTCCCCAGTACTGGCGGCGCAACAATGGAAATTCATTTATCATGGCATGCGCGGTTCGGCCTTTCAGTTGTTGCATCAACTTGCTCACAGCAAGGCTTGGTGAAATCGAAACGAAAAGATGGATATGGTCGGGTGCTATATGTCCTTTGAGAATTTCCACCTGATGCTTTTCACAGATGCCGCGTATCAGCGACCTGGCTCTCTGGGCGATGTCGCCTGACAAAATCTTTTTCCTGTACTTGGTTATCCAGACCAGGTGCAGGTGAATTGAAAAAACACTGTGGGAGCCTTTACGATAATTGCTCATGCCCACAGACTACAAAAGAAACGCTAAAGCCGCCACCTAAAGGTGGGGGTTTTACCCCTCCCTGAGTGGGACAATAAAAACTTTAAAAATATTTTTGATACCCTGAAATTTACCCTGTAAAATACTGGATGAGAAAAGCTGCTCCTAGTCAGTACCAGACAGAAATGAGGGGCGGCGCTGTACCGGGATTGATCAGTATGTCCAAGGAACGAATAGGCTGGTAAGCTGCTTGCCGGGTAACCTTTTGCCTGCTAACCTTATATTTCAGAAATTTTTCATGGAGAAGAAAATGGGGAAGCAGAGTACAAGCAATATTGGTTTTGAAAAACAGATATGGGATGCCGCCTGCGTTTTGCGTGGCAATCTGGATGCTTCTGAATACAAATCCGTCGTGCTTGGGCTTATTTTTCTCAAGTACATATCCGATAGCTTTGAAGCCAAATATCAGGAGCTTCTCGCTGCTGGAGAGGGGGACGAGGAAGATCGGGATGAATATACCTACGAAAATATTTTCTTCGTGCCTCCTTCTTCCCGCTGGTCTCGCATAGCGCAAGCGGCGCATACGCCGGAAATCGGTGTAGTTATTGATGAGGCTATGCGCGAGATTGAAAAGGAAAATTCGCGCCTCAAGGATATATTGCCCAAAAATTTTGCCCGCCCGGAGCTGGACAAGCGTCGCCTTGGGGATGTGGTGGATCTCTTCACCAATATCAAGATGATTGAACACGGCAATGAGAAAGATATTCTGGGGCGAACCTATGAATATTGCCTTTCCCGTTTTGCTGAGCAGGAAGGCAAGCTGGCTGGAGAATTTTACACGCCTTCCTGTGTAGTTCGTACCCTTGTGGAAATTTTACAGCCTTACAACGGCAGAGTGTATGACCCATGCTGCGGTTCCGGCGGCATGTTCGTCCAGTCGGCAAAATTTGTCGAAAATCACGGCGGCACAATCAACACCATTTCCATTTTCGGGCAGGATTCCAATCCCACCACATGGAAGATGGCGCACATGAACCTTGCCATTAGGGGGATTGAAGCCAATCTTGGAAAATTTCATGCCGATACGTTTTTTGACGACAGGCACCCCCAGCTCAAGGCGGACTTCATCATGGCTAATCCGCCCTTTAACCTCTCAGACTGGGGCGCGGACAAGCTGAAAGATGATGTGCGCTGGAAATACGGCCTTCCTCCGGCGGGAAATGCCAACTTTGCCTGGATGCAACACATGATTTTTCATCTGGCCCCACGGGGGAGGATCGGGCTTGTGCTGGCCAACGGCTCGCTTTCCTCGCAATCCAGCGGAGAGGGAGAAATCCGCAAAAAGATTATTGAAGATGATTTGGTGGATTGCATCATTGCCATGCCGCCGCAGCTTTTCTATACCACCCAAATCCCCGTCTCCCTCTGGTTTCTGGCTAGAGACAAGAAACAGAAAGGAAAAACGCTATTTATGGATGCCCGGAATATGGGCACAATGGTGACGCGAAAGTTACGAGAACTAACCGGAGAGGACATAGCGAAGCTGACGAAAACCTATGTCGCTTTTACCGAAGGTTCCCTTGAAGAGGTGAAAGGCTTTTGCGCTATTGCGGCAACGGCTGATATTGCCAAGCAGGATTATATCCTCACCCCCGGACGTTACGTGGGTATTGAAGAGCAAAAGGACGATGGCGAACCCTTTGAAGAGAAGATGGGGCGTCTGACAAAGGAACTCTCGGAACTGTTCCAGAAGTCCCATGAGCTGGAGGCACAGATTAAGAAACAGCTGGAGGCGATTGGGTATGAAATATCGTAAACTATCTGAACTATGCGAATATGCAAGTGACAAGATTTTAGTAAGTATATTATCTCGGCAAAATTATATTTCTACAGAAAATATGCTTCAAAATCGTGGTGGGATATGTGACGCAGAGATATTACCAAGTACATTGAAAGTATCTAATTTTGCAGAAAATGATATCCTTATTTCCAACATCAGACCATATTTTAAGAAAATATGGAGAGCAAAATTTTGTGGCGGTTGTTCAAATGATATACTTGTAATGCGTGCAAAACAAAATTGCAATCCGATTTTTTTATATTATATACTTTCTAGTGATAGTTTCTTTTCGTATGCTACACATACATCAAAGGGCACAAAAATGCCTCGCGGTGATAAAAAAGCTATTATGAATTATCAAGTTCCAGATCTTTCATATCAAGCTCAAAAAATAATAGGGGAATTCTTAAATGTCTTTGATCGCAAAATCGAACTGAACAACAAGCTAAATGATAATTTAGCTGAAATACTTCAAACGCTTTATCAGCAGCAGTTTTGCTATTCAAAAGGCACTGGTAATCAGGGGAGACTGGCCGATCTCTGTGACTACTCTAAAACAAAAGTTGCCGTAGCAGAACTTTCGCTTAGCACTTATTACTCAACAGAAAATATGCTACCTGGAAAAGCTGGTGCAGTAGATGCTGCAAGTTTGCCAACAACAGCACAGGCGACAAAATGTCAGATTGGCGATGTTTTAATTTCTAATATCCGCCCCTACTTTAAGAAGATTGTCTACTGCCATTCTGATTGCGGCTGTTCTGCGGATGTTCTCTGCTTTACTCCTAAAGTGTCACAGTTGTCAGCCTATCTATATAGCACTCTATATGTGGATTCTTTTTTTGACTTTATGGTAGCGGGTTCAAAAGGAACTAAAATGCCGCGCGGCGATAAACAACAGATTATGGCTTATGTTATCCACATTCCCACTGAGGAAGAGATTAGAACATTCAATAAGCTTGCCATACCAATCTTGGGGCAAATGGAAAGCACTCATCGCGAAAATATGCGTCTATCATCTTTACGGGACAGCCTTCTTCCTAAACTCATGTCCGGCGAGCTGGATGTCTCCGAACTCGACATTTAGGCCGCTAAATTATCATTTATCGGCGGATATTGCCATTCTGACGGTTTCCTGCCATACCTGCAATGAGCGATAACGCGGAGAAAACGCCATGTCGGAAAAATATTCAGAAAGTAATTATGAAAATGCCGTACTGGAGATTTTCAGAGCCTCGCTTGGCTATAACTATATCTATGGTCCTGATTTTGAAAGGGATTACCATAAACCTTTCCATGAAGCAGCGTTGCGGGATGCCCTGCCGCGCCTCAATGCGCATTTGCCCCGTCAGGCTATTGCCGAAGCCCTTTCCAAACTGGAAAATCTGGAAAGTGGTTCGCTGCTTCAAAAAAACATGGTTTTCATGGATTATCTGCAAAACGGCATTCCTGTAAAATTTTTTGAAAACGGTACGGAACGTTCTTCCATTGTCCATCTGCTGGATTACAATGATCCATCAAAGAATAATTTTGTTGTTGCCAATCAGTGGACATTTATTGAGCATTCAGAAAAACGGCCAGATATTATCCTCTTTATCAATGGGCTTCCTCTGGTTGTTATAGAACTGAAGTCTCCTTCTCGTGAAGAGACGGATGCTTCCGCAGCGTACCGGCAACTGCGTAATTATTTCCATGAGATCCCTACCTTGTTTGCGTATAATGCCATCTGTGTCATGAGCGATATGACGACCTCAAAGGCAGGCACTATTACCTCCGGTGAGGATCGCTTCATGGAGTGGAAAACAAAGGATGGAAGCTATGAAAATACGCAGTATGCGGATTTTGATACCTTTTTTGAGGGGATGTTCGAGAAGGAACGTTTTCTCGATATTCTGAAAAATTTTATCTGCTTCAATGTCGATGGGCAAAATACTTTCAAAATCCTTGCGGCCTATCACCAATATTTTGCTGTGAAAAAGGCTGTGTCCTCAACACTGACTGCTAGTGTTGGCAATGGGAAAGGCGGTGTCTTTTGGCATACTCAGGGAAGCGGGAAATCCCTCTCGATGGTTTTCTATGCTCATGCCTTGCAAGAGGTGATGGAAAGCCCGACCATCGTTGTGCTGACAGACAGAAACGACCTTGACGACCAGCTGTATGGACAATTTTCCCGCTGCCGCGATTTTTTGCGGCAAATTCCGCAGCAGGCAGAAAGCCGAAAGCATTTGCATGAGCTTTTGGCCAATCGACAGGCCAACGGTATCATTTTTACCACCATGCAAAAGTTTGAGGAAAGTTCCGAGGCTTTATCTCTGCGAAAAAATATCGTCGTTATGGCGGATGAGGCACATCGCGGACATTATGGATTGGTGCCCAGAATACAAACCCGCACACGGGAAGATGGCGAGGTGGAAACAAGAACAATAACAGGCTCAGCCAAAATCATTCGTGATAATCTGCCACATGCCACGTTTATTGGCTTTACCGGTACGCCAATATCCTCCAGAGATCGCAGCACACGAGAAGTGTTCGGCAATTACATTGATATATACGATATGACTCAGGCGGTCGAGGATGGAGCAACCCGCCCGGTATACTATGAAAGTCGTGTTGTCCATTTGAATCTTGATGCTGAGATTCTCAAACTCATTGACGCCGAGTATGATTTGATGGCGCAAAACGCCGAGCCTTACGCCATCGAAAAAAGCAAGAAAGAACTTGGCAAGATGGAGGCCATTCTCGGAGCGGATCAAACACTGAACTCATTAGTTGATGATATTCTTGAACATTATGAAGGAAACCGAGCGTTTTTGCTGACAGGCAAAGCCATGATAGTGGCCTATACACGCTCCATTGCCATGAAGATTTACCACAAGATACTGGAACGGCGTCCTGACTGGACGGATAAGGTGGCAATCGTCATGACGCAGGGGAACAATGACCCGGAAGAATGGAGAAAAGTCATTGGAAATCAGGCCCACAAAGAGCATATGGCGCGTCTCTTCAAAGATAATGCCTCGTCCCTGAAAATTGCCATTGTCGTTGATATGTGGCTCACGGGGTTTGACGTGCCATCTCTTGCCACCATGTACGTCTACAAGCCCATGTCCGGACATAACCTGATGCAGGCTATTGCCCGTGTAAACCGTGTGTTCGGCGACAAGGAAGGCGGGTTGGTGGTGGATTATGTGGGTATCGCATCGGCACTCAAACAGGCTATGCACGACTATACCGGACGAGACCAGAAAAACTACGGCGATACGGACATCAGCAAAGCGGCTCTGCCCAAATTTCAGGAAAAGCTGTCCATTTGCCGTGACTTTCTGCATGGTTTTGACTATGGGGCATTCCTGCACGGCAATGATCTGGATCGGGCGAAAAGCATCAGCGGCGCGGCCAACTTCCTGCTTGCAAAAAGCACTGCTGAGCATCAAGCCGGGGTTGATGACAAAGATACCAAGGAAAAATTCATCAAAGAGGCCTTGCTGCTGCGGCAAGCTCTCTCTTTATGTGCGAGTTTGGTAGATGAGCTTACCCGCCTTGAAGCCGCTTTCTTTGAAGCCGTGCGCACTGTGCTGGTGCGTCTTGCCAGCGGAGGAACAGAGCAGAAGTTATCCCTTGATAAAATAAATGCCCGTATTAATGAGTTGCTGAAACAGAGTATTAAAAGTGATGGAGTCATCAATCTTTTTTCGGATGTTCAAAAAGGATTT contains these protein-coding regions:
- a CDS encoding ParA family protein, producing MHVCAVANQKGGVGKTTTVHNLGMALSRQMKTLLVDLDAQGNLTDACGLASADVQASSYEVMAGDRAVPEAVFPLSNTLHLLPASRDLAVAELAFATRMGRENLLKKALLGLDYDYILLDCPPSLGLLTVNALTAAHSLLIPVQAEYYALAGLELIQQTMQSVREALNPSLSLLGVLLTFYDKRKSLNRDVAEGLRESLGDMLFSTCIRDNVALAEAPSNGKSIFEYRAKSFGAQDYGALANEFLARTRKI
- a CDS encoding IS1 family transposase (programmed frameshift), whose protein sequence is MQYCPKCASERIVKNGRHLERQRFRCKDCGFQFTRDTPRGRPATEKAMAILLYTLGLSFNAIARIYGVATSTVMRWVRDFAEKTYEKPSPGEAVIIELDEMWHYLHFKKNKLWLWKAYCRDTGQLIDWECGNRDQSTLARLMARLRCWSVWFFCTDNWKVYPREIPEDDLIQGKRGTVRIERNNARQRHWFARFKRKSQVVSRSLRMVDLTISLFARFHVNGQREDILSFF
- a CDS encoding IS1595 family transposase, with the protein product MAMKNKYAYRSRISEAKIRQLVKLFSVDLTASQIAELSGVNRNTVNRYVTAFRERIARYCEAESPVKGEVEVDESYFGARRVRGIRGRGAREKTIVFGLFKRNDNVYTEIVPDCSRATLQGIIRGRVDLESVIHSDGWRGYDGLVDLGYQKHFRVQHSHNEFSNKHSHINGIESFWSYAKTRLVRFRGLQKQTFYLHLKECEFRFNHRQENIYLLVLKLLRENPLS
- a CDS encoding helicase-related protein, with amino-acid sequence MYRTFADVVTKNDLDEQAKQAGLCPLTPPVTGGKPYNDVAERSPNQAEYMNSIIHRMENLPPDPRQDNPLKITNDARKAGLDFRLILPEAEDFAGSKINAAVERIHSIWQGTAADRGTQLVFCDLSTPKGGKVLFTDASPQRDTEFETLLDVDGTLIPERQELAARGTDSLEEGDENGEDATVASDMDAVIALSSRFSVYDDIRSKLVARGIPAEEIAFIHEANTDVRKAKLFSDMNSGHVRILLGSTSKMGAGMNVQKRLVAAHHLDAPWRPSDLEQRNGRIIRQGNLFYERDPDNFSVGIYNYATKQTYDARMWQTIEYKAAAIEQFRKGDLLQRVIDDVQSEAANAAEMKAAASGNPLILMQVQLAADLRKLEALYSQHQRGQHRLRDRLKWLEGTDARLAAAEADHAANLRCRDANTHIVREKDKEKIRIELRTDEGLLTDKDGDKMKDLLLGCVKGVTRNVGAKALFGSYRGFAMHIVRYTQPFGGKDGFRIVVSGPGEQEFRPDNLIYTFDDKLSLSGLFLRMDNFLGKGLDESMEKFREKCRQEKAELATVQDALGKEFPQKAELALARENNSAVIRELQRMQEDASYISQWTPKILQTENTEVNSDSIRSHNKIFAINFGS
- the tnpA gene encoding IS200/IS605 family transposase; protein product: MSNYRKGSHSVFSIHLHLVWITKYRKKILSGDIAQRARSLIRGICEKHQVEILKGHIAPDHIHLFVSISPSLAVSKLMQQLKGRTAHAMINEFPLLRRQYWGRHMWARGYFCCSSGNVTDEVIKQYITQQEDADETFRIEGE
- a CDS encoding type I restriction-modification system subunit M codes for the protein MEKKMGKQSTSNIGFEKQIWDAACVLRGNLDASEYKSVVLGLIFLKYISDSFEAKYQELLAAGEGDEEDRDEYTYENIFFVPPSSRWSRIAQAAHTPEIGVVIDEAMREIEKENSRLKDILPKNFARPELDKRRLGDVVDLFTNIKMIEHGNEKDILGRTYEYCLSRFAEQEGKLAGEFYTPSCVVRTLVEILQPYNGRVYDPCCGSGGMFVQSAKFVENHGGTINTISIFGQDSNPTTWKMAHMNLAIRGIEANLGKFHADTFFDDRHPQLKADFIMANPPFNLSDWGADKLKDDVRWKYGLPPAGNANFAWMQHMIFHLAPRGRIGLVLANGSLSSQSSGEGEIRKKIIEDDLVDCIIAMPPQLFYTTQIPVSLWFLARDKKQKGKTLFMDARNMGTMVTRKLRELTGEDIAKLTKTYVAFTEGSLEEVKGFCAIAATADIAKQDYILTPGRYVGIEEQKDDGEPFEEKMGRLTKELSELFQKSHELEAQIKKQLEAIGYEIS
- a CDS encoding restriction endonuclease subunit S, producing the protein MKYRKLSELCEYASDKILVSILSRQNYISTENMLQNRGGICDAEILPSTLKVSNFAENDILISNIRPYFKKIWRAKFCGGCSNDILVMRAKQNCNPIFLYYILSSDSFFSYATHTSKGTKMPRGDKKAIMNYQVPDLSYQAQKIIGEFLNVFDRKIELNNKLNDNLAEILQTLYQQQFCYSKGTGNQGRLADLCDYSKTKVAVAELSLSTYYSTENMLPGKAGAVDAASLPTTAQATKCQIGDVLISNIRPYFKKIVYCHSDCGCSADVLCFTPKVSQLSAYLYSTLYVDSFFDFMVAGSKGTKMPRGDKQQIMAYVIHIPTEEEIRTFNKLAIPILGQMESTHRENMRLSSLRDSLLPKLMSGELDVSELDI
- a CDS encoding type I restriction endonuclease subunit R, producing the protein MSEKYSESNYENAVLEIFRASLGYNYIYGPDFERDYHKPFHEAALRDALPRLNAHLPRQAIAEALSKLENLESGSLLQKNMVFMDYLQNGIPVKFFENGTERSSIVHLLDYNDPSKNNFVVANQWTFIEHSEKRPDIILFINGLPLVVIELKSPSREETDASAAYRQLRNYFHEIPTLFAYNAICVMSDMTTSKAGTITSGEDRFMEWKTKDGSYENTQYADFDTFFEGMFEKERFLDILKNFICFNVDGQNTFKILAAYHQYFAVKKAVSSTLTASVGNGKGGVFWHTQGSGKSLSMVFYAHALQEVMESPTIVVLTDRNDLDDQLYGQFSRCRDFLRQIPQQAESRKHLHELLANRQANGIIFTTMQKFEESSEALSLRKNIVVMADEAHRGHYGLVPRIQTRTREDGEVETRTITGSAKIIRDNLPHATFIGFTGTPISSRDRSTREVFGNYIDIYDMTQAVEDGATRPVYYESRVVHLNLDAEILKLIDAEYDLMAQNAEPYAIEKSKKELGKMEAILGADQTLNSLVDDILEHYEGNRAFLLTGKAMIVAYTRSIAMKIYHKILERRPDWTDKVAIVMTQGNNDPEEWRKVIGNQAHKEHMARLFKDNASSLKIAIVVDMWLTGFDVPSLATMYVYKPMSGHNLMQAIARVNRVFGDKEGGLVVDYVGIASALKQAMHDYTGRDQKNYGDTDISKAALPKFQEKLSICRDFLHGFDYGAFLHGNDLDRAKSISGAANFLLAKSTAEHQAGVDDKDTKEKFIKEALLLRQALSLCASLVDELTRLEAAFFEAVRTVLVRLASGGTEQKLSLDKINARINELLKQSIKSDGVINLFSDVQKGFSLFDPKFLEEIAGMKEKNLAIEILKKLIAEQVSVYRRTNIVRSEKFSEIIQRAMNQYLNGMLTNEEVIQELLKLAGDITAGNEEGESLGLTTEELAFYDALTKPQAIKDFYQHEELKSLTKELTELLRKNRTIDWQKKQSARAGMRILVKRLLRRYKYPPEGMEDAIQTVMKQCELWVDNQ